Proteins from one Cicer arietinum cultivar CDC Frontier isolate Library 1 chromosome 3, Cicar.CDCFrontier_v2.0, whole genome shotgun sequence genomic window:
- the LOC101505974 gene encoding probable inactive patatin-like protein 9 has product MELSKVTLEIFNKLEQQWLSVSHCGATTKTRILSIDGGGTTAIVSGAALIHLEDQIRAQTNDPHAQITDYFDIIAGTGIGGILAAMITADDGFGRPLFTARDAVNFIADRNHELYKTNTVGVFRRRRRFSSSSVESLLKRTFQRKENEGKSLTLKDTCKPLLIPCYDLKSSAPFVFSRADASESPSFNFELWKVCRATSAIPRLFKPFQFASVDGKTSCSAVDGGLVMNNPAAAAVTHVLHNKRDFPSVNGVEDLMVMSIGNGAPANRVCDVRECSTSTVVDIALDGVSETIDQMLGNAFSWNRTDYVRIQAFGLGEKGRWEEMEVLNERVLESLPFGGKRLLQETNGNRIESFVKRLVATGKSSLPPSPCKVPPLATC; this is encoded by the exons ATGGAACTTAGCAAAGTGACGCTGGAGATCTTTAACAAACTTGAACAACAATGGCTCTCAGTATCACACTGTGGAGCCACCACCAAAACTCGCATTCTCAGCATTGACGGCGGAGGAACCACCGCCATTGTTTCCGGCGCCGCTCTCATCCATCTTGAGGACCAGATCCGCGCACAAACCAACGATCCTCACGCTCAAATCACCGACTACTTCGACATCATCGCCGGGACTGGCATTGGCGGAATACTCGCTGCTATGATCACCGCCGACGATGGCTTCGGCAGACCTCTCTTCACTGCCAGAGACGCCGTCAACTTCATCGCCGACAGAAATCACGAACTCTACAAAACGAACACAGTCGGAGTTTTTCGCCGGCGCAGGAGATTCTCCTCGAGTAGCGTTGAAAGTTTGTTGAAGCGAACGTTTCAAAGAAAAGAGAACGAAGGAAAGTCGTTGACGTTGAAGGACACGTGTAAGCCTTTGCTTATCCCTTGCTACGACCTCAAGAGTTCCGCTCCGTTCGTGTTCTCACGAGCCGACGCGTCCGAGTCACCGAGTTTCAATTTCGAACTCTGGAAGGTTTGTCGCGCCACGTCAGCAATTCCAAGACTCTTCAAACCTTTTCAATTCGCTTCCGTCGACGGAAAGACCTCTTGCTCAGCCGTGGACGGCGGTCTGGTGATGAATAATCCGGCGGCAGCGGCTGTCACGCATGTTCTCCATAACAAACGTGATTTCCCGTCGGTGAATGGCGTGGAGGATCTAATGGTGATGTCAATCGGAAACGGAGCGCCGGCGAACAGAGTTTGTGACGTTCGTGAGTGTTCAACGTCGACGGTGGTTGACATTGCTCTCGACGGCGTTTCGGAAACCATTGACCAGATGTTGGGAAACGCCTTCAGTTGGAATCGTACTGACTACGTCAGGATTCAG GCTTTTGGTTTGGGAGAAAAGGGAAGGTGGGAAGAAATGGAAGTGCTGAACGAGAGAGTGTTGGAGTCGTTGCCATTTGGGGGGAAACGGTTACTACAAGAAACTAACGGTAACAGAATTGAGAGCTTTGTGAAACGTCTTGTTGCTACCGGAAAGTCTAGTTTGCCACCTAGTCCTTGCAAGGTTCCGCCGTTAGCCACTTGctaa